The following are encoded in a window of Rubellicoccus peritrichatus genomic DNA:
- a CDS encoding GTP-binding protein: MQNTKRKLPVTVLSGFLGAGKTTVLNHVLNNREGLKVAVIVNDMSEVNIDAQLVAEGGAELSRKEEKLVEMSNGCICCTLRDDLLEEVRRLAFEGRFDYLLIESTGVSEPMPVAETFFFRNEMGFCLDDIARLDTMVTVVDAANFERDFGSPEKLRDRGQEVDPEDERTIVDLLVDQIEFADVILLNKIDTVDDEVRARIISGIKAINSQAELIESNFGNVESRAILNTGRFDIESAEQTPDWLKLINNEPVSETEEYGISHFVYRARCPFHPERLLKWMAQDWPGVIRSKGFFWLATRMPYVGLWSRAGAQSDVRLAGKWFATVPRENWPDDKDEIELVLSNWKEPYGDRRQEIVLIGYSKEMDESFLHACFEACLLTDAEMEGGEAFWDTLADRFPSWSVDASPAAVELD; encoded by the coding sequence ATGCAAAATACCAAAAGAAAACTTCCCGTAACCGTCTTGTCTGGATTTCTAGGTGCTGGAAAAACCACCGTTCTCAATCATGTTTTGAATAACCGTGAGGGCCTTAAGGTCGCTGTAATCGTCAACGATATGAGCGAGGTCAATATCGACGCTCAGCTTGTTGCTGAGGGAGGCGCGGAATTAAGTCGGAAGGAAGAAAAACTCGTTGAAATGAGCAATGGTTGCATCTGCTGCACTCTGCGGGACGACTTGCTTGAAGAAGTGCGCCGCTTGGCGTTTGAAGGGCGCTTCGATTACTTGCTGATCGAATCTACGGGTGTTTCTGAACCAATGCCCGTGGCGGAGACATTTTTCTTTCGCAATGAAATGGGCTTCTGTCTGGATGACATTGCTCGACTCGACACAATGGTTACCGTTGTCGATGCAGCCAATTTTGAACGCGATTTTGGTTCTCCAGAGAAGTTGCGTGATCGTGGTCAGGAAGTCGATCCAGAGGATGAACGAACGATCGTTGATCTTTTGGTCGATCAAATCGAGTTTGCTGATGTGATTCTGCTCAACAAAATCGACACTGTTGACGACGAGGTACGTGCACGAATTATTTCAGGCATCAAAGCGATCAACAGCCAAGCTGAGCTGATCGAATCCAACTTTGGAAACGTGGAGTCTCGAGCCATCCTCAATACCGGGCGCTTCGATATTGAATCGGCTGAACAGACTCCTGACTGGTTGAAGTTGATTAATAATGAGCCGGTTTCCGAAACCGAGGAATATGGTATCAGCCACTTTGTTTACCGTGCACGATGCCCTTTCCACCCAGAGCGGCTACTGAAATGGATGGCTCAGGACTGGCCAGGTGTGATTCGTTCGAAAGGCTTTTTCTGGCTCGCGACTCGCATGCCATACGTTGGGCTGTGGTCGAGAGCCGGGGCTCAGTCCGATGTGCGTTTGGCAGGTAAATGGTTTGCCACAGTTCCACGTGAAAACTGGCCCGATGATAAAGACGAAATTGAGTTAGTGTTATCCAATTGGAAGGAACCTTATGGTGATCGTCGACAAGAGATTGTGTTGATTGGATATTCCAAGGAAATGGATGAGTCATTCCTTCATGCCTGCTTTGAAGCTTGTTTGCTGACAGATGCCGAGATGGAAGGTGGTGAAGCTTTTTGGGATACTTTAGCAGACCGATTTCCATCCTGGTCTGTTGACGCCTCACCTGCTGCTGTGGAATTGGATTAA
- a CDS encoding Fur family transcriptional regulator, with protein MKHDKGFLQRILKSIEKGPLRMTRKRERLLGALVAIDRPVSAAELRDKADLPESDLVTVYRTLEAFEGIGIIQRIPLEDSGYLFELTEPDDHHHHFMCRECHRTERLDFCLAQELEAQAQKLGFTEVTHMMEVYGICEDCQPGSASDN; from the coding sequence ATGAAGCACGATAAGGGATTTCTTCAGCGCATTCTGAAATCTATTGAAAAAGGACCGTTGCGTATGACTCGCAAACGGGAACGGCTACTTGGTGCTTTGGTGGCAATTGATCGTCCGGTCTCTGCTGCAGAATTGAGAGACAAAGCAGATCTCCCCGAAAGTGATCTGGTGACCGTCTATCGCACACTGGAAGCCTTTGAGGGAATTGGAATTATTCAGCGAATTCCACTCGAAGACAGTGGCTACCTATTTGAGCTAACTGAACCTGATGATCATCACCATCACTTTATGTGCCGTGAATGCCATCGAACGGAACGTCTTGATTTTTGTCTGGCTCAGGAGTTGGAAGCTCAGGCGCAAAAACTCGGATTCACCGAAGTTACGCACATGATGGAGGTTTATGGAATTTGCGAAGATTGTCAGCCAGGCTCCGCATCCGATAATTAA